The proteins below come from a single Heterodontus francisci isolate sHetFra1 unplaced genomic scaffold, sHetFra1.hap1 HAP1_SCAFFOLD_1239, whole genome shotgun sequence genomic window:
- the LOC137366896 gene encoding cytoglobin-2-like isoform X2 encodes MESGPRLSEWPDPGHRLSDRETDIIRRTWSRVCGDSEGLGVRVLIRFFSNSPAARQYFRQFQHLQDPQEMQHCVQLRRHARRVMGAISSLVENLEYPDEVDSILVSIGRAHALRHKVDPVYFKYAPSCTAATHQGSFDSIFQTCNLCHLEGQGQQMHGTPPPASFPPSHTPS; translated from the exons ATGGAGAGCGGGCCGAGGCTGAGCGAGTGGCCGGACCCAGGCCATCGACTCTCGGACAGGGAGACGGACATCATCCGCCGGACTTGGAGCCGGGTGTGCGGGGACAGCGAGGGTCTGGGAGTCCGAGTCCTCATCAG GTTTTTTAGTAATTCTCCTGCTGCCCGTCAGTACTTCAGACAATTCCAACATCTGCAGGACCCACAGGAAATGCAGCACTGCGTCCAACTCCGCAGGCATGCTCGCAGAGTGATGGGGGCCATCAGCAGCCTAGTGGAGAACCTTGAGTATCCAGACGAGGTTGACTCCATCTTGGTATCAATAGGCAGGGCACACGCTCTCAGGCACAAGGTGGATCCAGTGTACTTTAAG TATGCACCatcttgcactgcagcaactcaccaaggctccttcgacagcatcttccaaacctgcaacctctgccacctagaaggacaagggcagcagatgcatggaacaccaccacctgcaagtttccctccaagtcacacaccatcctga
- the LOC137366896 gene encoding cytoglobin-2-like isoform X4: protein MESGPRLSEWPDPGHRLSDRETDIIRRTWSRVCGDSEGLGVRVLIRFFSNSPAARQYFRQFQHLQDPQEMQHCVQLRRHARRVMGAISSLVENLEYPDEVDSILVSIGRAHALRHKVDPVYFKQLTKAPSTASSKPATSAT, encoded by the exons ATGGAGAGCGGGCCGAGGCTGAGCGAGTGGCCGGACCCAGGCCATCGACTCTCGGACAGGGAGACGGACATCATCCGCCGGACTTGGAGCCGGGTGTGCGGGGACAGCGAGGGTCTGGGAGTCCGAGTCCTCATCAG GTTTTTTAGTAATTCTCCTGCTGCCCGTCAGTACTTCAGACAATTCCAACATCTGCAGGACCCACAGGAAATGCAGCACTGCGTCCAACTCCGCAGGCATGCTCGCAGAGTGATGGGGGCCATCAGCAGCCTAGTGGAGAACCTTGAGTATCCAGACGAGGTTGACTCCATCTTGGTATCAATAGGCAGGGCACACGCTCTCAGGCACAAGGTGGATCCAGTGTACTTTAAG caactcaccaaggctccttcgacagcatcttccaaacctgcaacctctgccacctag
- the LOC137366896 gene encoding cytoglobin-2-like isoform X1: MESGPRLSEWPDPGHRLSDRETDIIRRTWSRVCGDSEGLGVRVLIRFFSNSPAARQYFRQFQHLQDPQEMQHCVQLRRHARRVMGAISSLVENLEYPDEVDSILVSIGRAHALRHKVDPVYFKILNGVILEILVEEYSEFFTHEAQKAWTKLMSLIYIKVSATYQEVGWVQNSSP; encoded by the exons ATGGAGAGCGGGCCGAGGCTGAGCGAGTGGCCGGACCCAGGCCATCGACTCTCGGACAGGGAGACGGACATCATCCGCCGGACTTGGAGCCGGGTGTGCGGGGACAGCGAGGGTCTGGGAGTCCGAGTCCTCATCAG GTTTTTTAGTAATTCTCCTGCTGCCCGTCAGTACTTCAGACAATTCCAACATCTGCAGGACCCACAGGAAATGCAGCACTGCGTCCAACTCCGCAGGCATGCTCGCAGAGTGATGGGGGCCATCAGCAGCCTAGTGGAGAACCTTGAGTATCCAGACGAGGTTGACTCCATCTTGGTATCAATAGGCAGGGCACACGCTCTCAGGCACAAGGTGGATCCAGTGTACTTTAAG aTATTAAATGGTGTTATTCTGGAGATCCTAGTGGAAGAATATTCAGAGTTCTTCACCCATGAAGCCCAAAAGGCTTGGACAAAGTTAATGAGTCTCATCTACATAAAAGTTTCAGCTACATATCAGGAGGTTGGCTGGGTTCAGAACTCCTCCCCCTGA
- the LOC137366896 gene encoding cytoglobin-2-like isoform X3: MESGPRLSEWPDPGHRLSDRETDIIRRTWSRVCGDSEGLGVRVLISNSPAARQYFRQFQHLQDPQEMQHCVQLRRHARRVMGAISSLVENLEYPDEVDSILVSIGRAHALRHKVDPVYFKILNGVILEILVEEYSEFFTHEAQKAWTKLMSLIYIKVSATYQEVGWVQNSSP; encoded by the exons ATGGAGAGCGGGCCGAGGCTGAGCGAGTGGCCGGACCCAGGCCATCGACTCTCGGACAGGGAGACGGACATCATCCGCCGGACTTGGAGCCGGGTGTGCGGGGACAGCGAGGGTCTGGGAGTCCGAGTCCTCATCAG TAATTCTCCTGCTGCCCGTCAGTACTTCAGACAATTCCAACATCTGCAGGACCCACAGGAAATGCAGCACTGCGTCCAACTCCGCAGGCATGCTCGCAGAGTGATGGGGGCCATCAGCAGCCTAGTGGAGAACCTTGAGTATCCAGACGAGGTTGACTCCATCTTGGTATCAATAGGCAGGGCACACGCTCTCAGGCACAAGGTGGATCCAGTGTACTTTAAG aTATTAAATGGTGTTATTCTGGAGATCCTAGTGGAAGAATATTCAGAGTTCTTCACCCATGAAGCCCAAAAGGCTTGGACAAAGTTAATGAGTCTCATCTACATAAAAGTTTCAGCTACATATCAGGAGGTTGGCTGGGTTCAGAACTCCTCCCCCTGA